One window of the Populus trichocarpa isolate Nisqually-1 chromosome 9, P.trichocarpa_v4.1, whole genome shotgun sequence genome contains the following:
- the LOC7488174 gene encoding heat shock 22 kDa protein, mitochondrial: MASPTQLMKPAPSPLKIIPAPATGNGTSFTFRPIPTSTAPPATILLNTDTLRDFDNHYVHRDPAFGFDRSYCVGFPRSSDDSLSAPRSHNQVMNLMDPFMANPYPVGPLLLSAAIPGRKRGHSWDAYETDVALNISIDMPGLDKEDVKITVEQNSLLIKGEGKKEKDDDDNDEKMADKGRKFCGKMDLPAGKRYKTGEIKAEMKNGVLKMVVPKVKEDDRIDVLLVKVE; encoded by the exons ATGGCGTCTCCTACCCAACTCATGAAACCTGCTCCTTCTCCTCTAAAGATCATCCCTGCTCCTGCTACTGGTAATGGTACCAGCTTTACCTTCCGCCCAATTCCTACTAGTACTGCTCCTCCAGCTACTATCCTCCTCAACACTGACACTCTCCGCGACTTTGACAACCACTATGTCCACAGAGACCCTGCTTTTGGCTTTGACCGCAGCTACTGTGTAGGCTTCCCTCGCAGCAGTGATGACTCTCTCTCTG CACCAAGGAGCCACAACCAAGTGATGAACTTGATGGATCCGTTCATGGCCAATCCTTATCCAGTCGGTCCGCTACTCCTTTCTGCAGCCATCCCTGGCCGGAAGCGCGGACACAGCTGGGACGCGTATGAGACTGATGTTGCTCTGAATATCAGCATTGACATGCCTGGACTTGACAAGGAGGATGTAAAGATCACCGTGGAGCAGAATAGCCTGCTTATCAAAGGCGAAggcaaaaaggaaaaagatgatgatgataacgaTGAAAAGATGGCTGATAAGGGCAGGAAGTTTTGTGGCAAGATGGATTTGCCAGCTGGGAAGAGGTACAAGACTGGCGAGATTAAAGCTGAGATGAAGAATGGGGTTTTGAAGATGGTGGTTCCTAAGGTGAAAGAGGATGACAGGATCGATGTTCTTCTGGTCAAGGTTGAGTAG